A stretch of Desulfobacter hydrogenophilus DNA encodes these proteins:
- a CDS encoding ion channel, whose amino-acid sequence MLRVFIQNKYTILLCIVLLNVIAAPFFSQSAHPELFFNITFSLIMLTAGLSVAGDKKLSQAASIALMLPCLFFVWLAYFYTLEEHMLMASAFLQAMFLFYISLLIILFIFRSPVVIRDVVSAALVVYLFSAMLFAKLYLMLELAYPGSFSISHETIRDNPGLLKYFSMVTLSTLGYGDLSPVNDKSQTLASMEAIFGQIYLAVLIARLVGMQGASAKTFSKK is encoded by the coding sequence ATGCTGCGCGTTTTCATACAAAATAAATACACCATCCTTTTATGCATTGTACTCCTCAATGTCATTGCCGCCCCGTTTTTTTCACAGTCTGCTCATCCTGAATTGTTTTTTAACATAACGTTCTCATTGATTATGCTAACGGCCGGGCTTTCCGTGGCAGGTGATAAGAAATTATCCCAGGCAGCTTCCATCGCCTTGATGCTACCTTGTTTGTTTTTTGTCTGGCTGGCATATTTTTACACTCTTGAAGAACATATGCTCATGGCCTCTGCCTTTCTCCAGGCCATGTTCCTATTCTACATATCCCTGCTTATTATTCTGTTTATTTTTCGATCACCCGTCGTGATCCGGGACGTGGTCTCGGCAGCCTTGGTGGTTTATCTATTTTCGGCCATGCTCTTTGCCAAATTATATCTGATGCTGGAACTTGCATATCCGGGGTCGTTTTCCATTTCCCACGAAACCATCCGCGACAATCCGGGGCTTTTAAAGTATTTTTCCATGGTAACCTTGTCCACATTGGGATATGGAGATTTGTCCCCCGTTAACGATAAATCCCAGACCCTGGCGAGCATGGAGGCCATATTCGGCCAGATTTACCTGGCTGTCCTCATTGCCCGATTGGTGGGTATGCAGGGCGCATCTGCCAAGACGTTTTCAAAAAAATAG
- the ispF gene encoding 2-C-methyl-D-erythritol 2,4-cyclodiphosphate synthase, which translates to MQIRVGTGTDVHELVAGPRLIIGGVEIDHPMGLKGHSDADVLLHAVCDALLGAAGLGDIGEHFPDTDSAYKGMDSTRFLHICKEKIKDKGFMVANLDCTIFAQAPKMSPHKKAMTACIARVLELSSDCVNIKATTTEHLGFIGRKQGIAAQATVLLYRNES; encoded by the coding sequence ATGCAGATAAGGGTAGGTACAGGAACCGATGTCCATGAATTGGTGGCCGGGCCCAGGCTGATTATTGGCGGGGTAGAGATCGACCATCCCATGGGCCTGAAAGGACATTCAGACGCAGATGTGTTGCTTCATGCCGTTTGTGACGCCCTTTTAGGTGCTGCGGGCTTGGGAGACATCGGGGAACATTTTCCGGATACGGATTCGGCATATAAAGGGATGGACTCTACCCGGTTTTTGCATATATGCAAAGAAAAAATTAAGGATAAAGGATTTATGGTCGCCAATTTGGACTGCACCATTTTTGCCCAGGCCCCGAAGATGAGTCCCCATAAAAAGGCCATGACCGCCTGTATTGCCCGGGTTCTTGAATTGTCTTCGGACTGTGTGAACATTAAGGCCACCACCACCGAACATTTGGGATTTATCGGTAGAAAACAGGGCATTGCAGCCCAGGCCACGGTGCTGCTGTATAGAAATGAAAGTTAA